From the Castor canadensis chromosome 9, mCasCan1.hap1v2, whole genome shotgun sequence genome, one window contains:
- the Sparcl1 gene encoding SPARC-like protein 1, with protein MKTVLFFLYILGTAAAIPTSARFLSDHSKPTDETLVTPDNTAIPMVREEAAENEKEVAEYTETHSDHKDEKSSIQRSEEENHEESAEQDKTYSQELGVKDQEDGDGDLSVNLEYTPSEGTLDLKEDMTEPQKKIFPESTDVPAVALSSFVDSNQQENITKEEENQEQPINDSHHELNKNSSHSQDLTNEGNQEQDSNIPNGEEEEEKKPGEVGTPINNQEREKEFSREHSNSKQEGDSNQYDDILEDSNQPTQISKMQKDELEQGNQEQADNTNPEMEEDHASNSNKHIQDTKRQNQEGKSDLEVIGNYKNMDKKTVPTEPTNDGDITPRHHGANSDRDNDDPRHIESDDYFIPREDFLEAERSQSTAYYLKSEQERAHEHDNGGTSEAGEEQEAKKAESSSNDNDTSNEDSTRLHSADSCMNFQCKRGHICKTEPQGKPHCVCQDPVTCPPAKLLDQTCGTDNQTYASSCHLFATKCRLEGTKKGHQLQLDYFGACKSIPICTDFEVAQFPLRMRDWLKNILMQLYEPNPKHAGYLNEKQRSKVKKIYLDEKRLLAGDHPIELLLRDFKKNYHMYVYPVHWQFNELDLHPKDRVLTHSELAPLRASLVPMEHCITRFFEECDPNKDKYITLKEWGHCFEIKEEDIDENLLF; from the exons ATGAAGACAGTGCTCTTTTTCCTCTACATATTGGGAACTGCAGCTGCAATCCCG aCAAGTGCCAGGTTTTTATCTGACCATTCCAAACCAACTGATGAAACACTGGTGACTCCCGACAATACTGCCATCCCCATGGTGAGGGAGGAAGctgcagaaaatgaaaaggaagttgCAGAATACACAGAAACCCATTCTGACCATAAG GATGAAAAATCTTCAATACAAAGGTCAGAAGAGGAAAATCATGAAGAGTCAGCAGAACAGGACAAGACTTACAGCCAAGAGCTGGGAGTGaaggatcaggaggatggtgatggTGATCTAAGTGTTAATCTGGAGTATACACCAAGTGAAGGTACCTTGGACCTAAAAGAAGATATGACTGAacctcaaaagaaaatattcccaGAAAGCACTGATGTCCCTGCTGTTGCTTTAAGTTCCTTTGTGGATTCTAACCAACAAGAAAATAtcacaaaggaagaggaaaaccaGGAACAACCTATAAATGATTCACATCATGAGTTGAACAAGAACAGTTCACATAGCCAAGATCTAACtaatgaaggaaaccaagagCAGGATTCAAATATTCCcaatggagaagaggaagaggaaaaaaagccagGGGAAGTTGGTACTCCCATTAATAaccaagaaagggaaaaggaatttTCCAGGGAGCATTCTAACAGCAAGCAGGAGGGAGATAGTAACCAATATGATGATATTTTGGAAGACTCCAACCAACCAACTCAAATAAGCAAGATGCAGAAGGATGAACTTGAGCAGGGTAACCAAGAGCAAGCAGATAACACCAATCCAGAAATGGAAGAGGACCATGCATCAAATAGCAATAAGCACATTCAAGACACCAAACGGCAGAACCAAGAAGGAAAAAGTGACCTTGAAGTTATTGGCAACTACAAGAACATGGATAAAAAGACTGTTCCCACAGAACCTACTAATGATGGTGACATCACACCTAGACATCATGGGGCCAACAGTGACAGGGATAATGATGACCCTAGGCACATTGAAAGTGATGACTATTTCATCCCAAGAGAGGACTTTTTAGAGGCTGAAAGAAGTCAATCTACTGCCTATTACCTCAAATCTGAGCAAGAAAGAGCTCATGAGCATGACAATGGAGGTACCAGCGAGGCTGGAGAGGAGCAAGAG GCTAAGAAGGCCGAGAGCTCATCAAATGACAATGACACTTCAAATGAAGACAGCACAAGGCTGCACAGTGCTG ATTCTTGCATGAACTTCCAGTGTAAAAGAGGACACATCTGCAAGACAGAGCCACAGGGAAAACCCCACTGTGTTTGTCAAGATCCAGTGACTTGTCCTCCAGCAAAACTCCTTGACCAA ACTTGTGGCACTGACAACCAGACCTATGCAAGCTCCTGTCATCTGTTTGCTACTAAGTGCAGACTAGAGGGCACAAAAAAGGGGCACCAACTGCAGCTGGATTATTTTGGAGCCTGCAAAT CTATTCCTATTTGTACAGACTTCGAAGTGGCTCAGTTTCCTCTACGGATGAGAGACTGGCTCAAGAATATCCTCATGCAGCTTTATGAACCAAACCCTAAACACGCTGGATATCTAAACGAGAAGCAGAGAAGTAAA GTCAAGAAAATTTACCTGGATGAAAAGAGACTCTTGGCTGGGGATCATCCCATTGAACTTCTCTTAAGGGACTTTAAGAAAAACTACCATATGTATGTGTACCCTGTGCACTGGCAGTTCAATGAACTTGACCTACATCCCAAGGACAG GGTCTTGACCCATTCAGAGCTCGCCCCACTGCGAGCATCCCTGGTGCCCATGGAGCACTGCATAACTCGCTTCTTTGAAGAGTGTGACCCCAACAAGGATAAGTACATCACCTTGAAGGAATGGGGCCACTGCTTTGAAATTAAGGAAG